AGTGGCTACAACGGATGTGGTTTGCGAATACTACTGCGTGGCTAATCCGATCACAGGATATCCAGGCTATGTTACTGGAATTCCACCACATCTCGCACCTGCTTCAAATAAGGCATGTGATTATTTCAATTCACTTTTCAATGCGGCACATCCTGACAACAAGTATGAACTTGTGTGGGGATTTGATGGATATGTATTGTCATCATGCAGTGTAAATCCTCTCATTGAGGTACAAGATCTCAGAGAATGCGGACAGGGCAGAATATTAAGGACAGTAACGGCAAGAGGCCCAGGAGGTGTTGTTGTTTCTGCCACTCAAACTATTTGGGTGGTCAATTGTGATCCATTCTATATTGACAGAAACAACCATTGTTCTACGCTGGATGACATCGTTTGGCCCGACTGCGAAGGCAGAGGTACAACAGTAAACGGTTGTGGTGCAGATACCCATCCGGATAGGATTGGACGTCCAAGAGTGGTCAATAGAAAAAATACGCATTGCGACCTGCTAGCCATCCAGAATTTTGATGAGGTATTTACCATCGAACCGGATGCTTGTTACAAGATTCTACGCAAATGGGTGGTGATTGACTGGTGTCAATACGATCCTAACATTGACAGAGAGAGAGGAAGATGGGAATTTACCCAGGTGATTAAAGTACGCGATATTGTAGCACCTACTGTGACATGTCATGTTGGAGCCTGTGAGCCAGCGGTACTCAACACCACCTTAGGAGTGTGTGTGGGACATATTCGATTGGAAGCTACCGCAACTGACTCCTGCTCACCGGAAGACTGGTTGTCCTTCGATTACAAAATTGATGCTTTCAACAACGGTACCATCGATTACAGCGTAGGTGCTTTGACCAAGCGACAATTTGCTCAAGGCGAAAGACCAGTGGTTAGAAATAATCCTTTTGCAGACAATCCGAACAATCCATTTGATGCCAGTGGAATCTATCCAATTGGCGTGCATAGAATCACATGGTATGTGGAAGACGGATGTGGCAACGTTGGAACTTGTACCACTTTATTTGAAATCAAAGATTGCAAGGCTCCAACGCCTTATTGCTTGACTGGAATCATTACTGTGCCAATGCCGGCATCAGGTTGCGTAGACATCTGGGCCAAAGATTTGGATCATGGCAGCTTCGACAACTGTACGCCTAAAAATAGATTGAAATTCTATTTCAACGGAGATCCTACCAAAACTTACCTAAGGGTATGCTGTGATGACTTCGTCAATGCCGGAGTCAACGATGAATTGCGCGTTGAAGTTGAAGTATGGGTTGAAGATGAAGAAGGTAACAAAGACTATTGTCGTACGGTAGTTATTGTACAAGACAATCAAAATCTTTGTCCTGATTCAGGTACTGCCAAAGGCAGAATTACTGGTCAATTGAAAACAGAGGAAGGTCAGAATGCCGCCGATGTGGTGGTGGATCTTTACACCGGTGGTCAATTGATCAATTCAAAAACAACCCTGCAGGATGGATTGTATACCTTCAGAGAGTTGAGCTACCCAACCAGCTATTTGCTAAAAGGAAATCGCGATGGAGATTACAGCAATGGTGTTACGACTGCAGACATTGTCAAAATACAAAGACACATATTGGCAGTTGAATCATTGAACAGTCCTTACAAGATTCTTGCTGCGGATGTCAACAAGACCAATAGCATCACCGCAGCGGATATCACTGAAATCCGGAAATTGATATTGGGTACTACCGAGAAGTTTTCAAAAGTAAACAGCTGGTTGATTCTTCCGGAAGGAATTGAGTTTGCAAATCCAAGTCAACCATGGAATTATACTACAGAAAAAACGATGACGCTGAATGGTCCTCAGGATGTGATCAACTTCGTCGCTATCAAAATGGGAGATGTCAATGCTTCTGCTCAGGCCAACCTCAACAGTAAGGTGCAAGGCAGAACAGGCAAATCTGTTCAATTGATGGTCAACGAAGCCACATTTGATGCAGGACAGACCCAAAGAGTGGAAGTGCGTTCCAGCAATTTTAATCAAATTGCCGGATACCAGTTTACCCTTAATTTCGATGCGTCTCTTTTGAGTTTTGAAGGATTTGAGGCAGGAGCACTGCAGTTGAATGATCAAAACTTTAATCTGAAAATGACCGATCGAGGAATTCTGACTACCAGTTGGAATTCAGATCGCGGAATCAGTGTTGATGCGGAAGAAGTTTTGTTTACTTTGGTCTTTAACACCCAGAGATCTGGTTCACTTGCTGGCGCCATGGAGCTGACCAGTGACGTGACCACTGCTGAGGCATACGATGCAACTTTGGAAGTGATGGATGTAGAGTTGATGGTTCGCAACAATCAGGGCCAAAATGTAGCTGGTATATTTGAATTATTCCAGAACACGCCCAATCCTTTTGGATCTGTTTCTGAAGTGAGCTTCCGTTTACCTTCTGCAGCACCAGCTGTTTTAACAGTGTATGATGTGACAGGCAAGGTTCACAGAGTTTACCAAATCAAAGGACAGAAAGGCCTTAATACCATCAGAATTGAAAAATCAGAGTTGAACGGAACCGGTATGTTCTACTATCAGTTGGATTCTGACAATCAAACAGCCACCAGAAGGATGATCGTAATCGAATAATCCCAAGTTTTCTGTAGAACCAGAAAAGTATTTTATAGTTTATTCAAAAAGCTCCGCTTAACGAAGCGGAGCTTTTTTTATGGTACAATACTGCAAATAGGTTAAACTTTTGCTAAATACTTATGAATCTGGTAAAAGTGCTAACTTTGCAAAGCATTTCAACGTTGAAGTCTAAAATTCTGATAAATGTTTAAATTTCATTTTGTATTCAATACCTTTTTAATCCTTGGGGCTATAAGCCTAAGTGTCGTTAGTTGTCAATCTCAATCGCAAAGTTCCA
This window of the Saprospiraceae bacterium genome carries:
- a CDS encoding T9SS type A sorting domain-containing protein; its protein translation is MNELSLLNYVRLRRSLMMLFLSVIAVVSYGGIVFEGSPGTNAPPNTLGGLAVFRFPSDPRGIFVDVTSVTASETCPLNIGFNPALEHRRVPSSWGTWSHGYTGDVYALLTGMNSVTITLPAGTRAFYLYAEGNAFTFANITANANDGTTSGPIPVSGFFGATYFGFYTTSSSCLLTTIQINVDPNAQGFAIGEFGINVDVNNGALACNNNIQISLDQNCRATIYPDMVLEGGGNVSCPGDYNVIARDWNTNQIIDLDQNAHYPQIGAAQIGRKLKVTVIDPFTGNSCWGTAIVEDKLAPILTCPRDLEISCTESIAPSFTGTPGVVEACGPYTLTYKDVVSLGGCNFGYDKIITRTWTAEDAYGNKSYCIQTIVVLLGDLDDIDPPFDYTGLPLPNNLPALNCDEKIDRNFNLAGHLRPSPECVDDYLLDQSYFIGTGIRRPRTLGWNCIETGVYAGHPNPQSIYYPAHSTCWGDNSIVMWHGTGQPSASGCNNIAITFRDLRIDIAKPGCDAGPVGCYKLLRTWTMLDWCTGDVREHNQIIKVVDAEGPEILYPDHLEVSTDPWRCEGRWDVSPAWVTDNCSKDVHYTIRVENGTVLGNERTGYIVVNLPLGIQNAYIVAEDCCGNVTEKLVLLEVKDNTPPIPVCDQKTVVSISGNLSPGENLSKIFAETFDDGSFDNCAHHLFYKVIRMDELDGTNNGSNKESTVCNRANGDDNLSVPGSQTYFDDLVYFCCNDVNNTIMVVFRVFDVDPGAGPINPSRMNSGGDLFGHYSDCMVEVDVQDKSIPTVVAPPDIVVSCDFWFDVNAISDPNDPTFGKVVTDIAWRKKVATTDVVCEYYCVANPITGYPGYVTGIPPHLAPASNKACDYFNSLFNAAHPDNKYELVWGFDGYVLSSCSVNPLIEVQDLRECGQGRILRTVTARGPGGVVVSATQTIWVVNCDPFYIDRNNHCSTLDDIVWPDCEGRGTTVNGCGADTHPDRIGRPRVVNRKNTHCDLLAIQNFDEVFTIEPDACYKILRKWVVIDWCQYDPNIDRERGRWEFTQVIKVRDIVAPTVTCHVGACEPAVLNTTLGVCVGHIRLEATATDSCSPEDWLSFDYKIDAFNNGTIDYSVGALTKRQFAQGERPVVRNNPFADNPNNPFDASGIYPIGVHRITWYVEDGCGNVGTCTTLFEIKDCKAPTPYCLTGIITVPMPASGCVDIWAKDLDHGSFDNCTPKNRLKFYFNGDPTKTYLRVCCDDFVNAGVNDELRVEVEVWVEDEEGNKDYCRTVVIVQDNQNLCPDSGTAKGRITGQLKTEEGQNAADVVVDLYTGGQLINSKTTLQDGLYTFRELSYPTSYLLKGNRDGDYSNGVTTADIVKIQRHILAVESLNSPYKILAADVNKTNSITAADITEIRKLILGTTEKFSKVNSWLILPEGIEFANPSQPWNYTTEKTMTLNGPQDVINFVAIKMGDVNASAQANLNSKVQGRTGKSVQLMVNEATFDAGQTQRVEVRSSNFNQIAGYQFTLNFDASLLSFEGFEAGALQLNDQNFNLKMTDRGILTTSWNSDRGISVDAEEVLFTLVFNTQRSGSLAGAMELTSDVTTAEAYDATLEVMDVELMVRNNQGQNVAGIFELFQNTPNPFGSVSEVSFRLPSAAPAVLTVYDVTGKVHRVYQIKGQKGLNTIRIEKSELNGTGMFYYQLDSDNQTATRRMIVIE